A window from Deinococcus malanensis encodes these proteins:
- a CDS encoding M20 family metallopeptidase, which produces MTTTQDRISELSEQLLKWRRHLHMNPEVGFQEHKTAAFIEAELKSMPGLTVTRPTETSVLAVLRGGQPGRTLLLRADIDALPIHEENQFEFASQTPGVMHACGHDGHTAILLGVARLLSAHPEEVPGEIRMIFQHAEEIGPGGAEELAMQTELMTGVDVVTGLHLNSQLPAGMVAVKPGAFMAAPDMIELTIKGRGGHGAHPEETVDPIAVGAQVVANLQHVVSRQVAALDALVVSITSFHSGTTHNVIPDTAEMMGTVRTFDPALRQKAPQLIERIIKGVCEAHGATYDLRYQFGYRPVINTDWVAEQLREIALETVGPEHYQDARPTMGGEDFSAYLEKAPGAYFNVGAGSDEADSHWPHHHPRFTIDERSLETGVRMLHAAALRLTLPNT; this is translated from the coding sequence ATGACCACAACCCAGGACCGAATTTCGGAACTTAGCGAGCAGCTGCTCAAGTGGCGCCGGCACCTGCACATGAACCCTGAGGTGGGCTTTCAGGAGCATAAAACGGCCGCGTTTATCGAGGCAGAACTGAAAAGCATGCCGGGCCTGACCGTGACCCGCCCTACCGAGACCAGCGTGCTGGCGGTGCTGCGCGGCGGTCAGCCGGGGCGCACCCTGCTGCTGCGGGCCGATATCGACGCGCTGCCCATTCACGAGGAAAACCAGTTCGAGTTCGCCTCGCAGACCCCCGGGGTCATGCACGCCTGCGGCCATGACGGCCACACCGCGATCCTGCTGGGCGTGGCGCGGCTGCTCTCGGCACACCCCGAGGAGGTACCCGGCGAGATCCGCATGATCTTCCAGCACGCCGAGGAAATCGGCCCAGGCGGCGCCGAGGAACTGGCCATGCAGACCGAGCTGATGACCGGCGTGGACGTCGTGACCGGCCTGCACCTGAACAGCCAGCTGCCCGCCGGCATGGTCGCCGTCAAGCCCGGGGCCTTCATGGCCGCGCCCGACATGATCGAACTGACCATCAAGGGCCGGGGCGGCCACGGCGCCCATCCGGAAGAAACCGTGGACCCCATCGCGGTGGGCGCGCAGGTGGTGGCCAACCTGCAGCACGTGGTCAGCCGGCAGGTGGCAGCCCTGGACGCCCTGGTGGTCAGCATCACCTCGTTCCACAGCGGCACCACCCACAACGTCATTCCCGACACCGCCGAGATGATGGGCACGGTCCGCACCTTCGATCCGGCGCTGCGCCAGAAGGCCCCGCAACTGATCGAACGGATCATCAAGGGCGTGTGTGAGGCCCACGGGGCGACCTACGACCTGCGCTACCAGTTCGGCTACCGTCCGGTGATCAACACCGACTGGGTGGCCGAGCAGCTGCGCGAAATTGCCCTGGAAACCGTGGGACCCGAGCACTACCAGGACGCCAGGCCCACCATGGGCGGCGAGGACTTCAGCGCCTACCTGGAAAAAGCGCCGGGGGCCTATTTCAACGTCGGTGCCGGCAGCGACGAGGCCGACAGCCACTGGCCGCACCACCACCCACGCTTCACCATCGACGAGCGCAGCCTGGAAACCGGCGTGCGTATGCTGCACGCCGCTGCCCTGCGGCTGACGCTGCCGAACACCTGA
- a CDS encoding CheR family methyltransferase, translated as MTEDARTTTDFPSVPAETAFKTPTAIVGIGGSAGALDGYERMFTALPTGSGMAFVVVPHLDPQTSSLMPELLSRCTSLPVVEITDGLEAAAEHVYVAPPAHTVTLLRGTLQLTPDPQPHLPIDTFFASLAADQGERAVAVVLSGMGIDGSRGVQAIKQNLGLVYVQDPATAQYASMPQSAVATGTADHVLPAEELAAELFAQVTRTQALRYPEAFTGDGRASAALQKVLGQVRARTSHDFSQYKLNTLVRRIDRRMKSQQISDLEAYARILKDNPDEVEALFRDFLINVTSFFRDPQAFEAVAAHLRTYVREHAGSGSFRVWVAGCSTGEEAYSLAMLLREVLDEAEDLPAIQVQVFATDLDQDAVDTARLGLYTSQAMAGVSPERLGRFFNPRDGGYQVKSELREMIVFARHNVFRDAPFTRLDLVSCRNMLIYFSPELQKEVLPLFHFALKPGGLLFLGPSETLGPNRELFGTLDNRWKLYRREGFRPIGALALANVSQSPLPFESYRPTPERPVTFPASRTREIGVSSSVQALLLAEWTPPAVAVDAQGNVAYVSGRTGAYLELPHGAPNNNVIDMALPELRYELSLALREAVTREQEVRSPALGVTVHGVPHHVELVVSPIRHPGLAHNLFLIVFLDRGPAPRHGPVSASPENGNRASQLERELQRTREYLQATIEETEVALEERKSTNEELQTANEELQSSIEELMTSKEELQSLNEELSTINAEHHVIITDLQQANDDMKNLLDSVGIATVFLDNNLRVKRFTPRITEVISLMSVDLGRPITDIASNLRYDILAEDIQRVIQTLVPHEAEVQAKDGRWFLMRISPYRTFENTIDGAVVVFTNIDTVRLLHDQLREARHYNEAVLNSLGDPVMVLDHNLRVLSHNQALLDMLHMDPEQAQEVRLFDLGSGQFDNPVLTAQLRAMSLGEDEVRDFMMTMDLPGQGRRIVKLNARLISTHDDRSELLLWGEDVTPMLQHLAQEGSGAIHDEETGEVGTGSDTPDRS; from the coding sequence ATGACCGAAGACGCCCGGACCACCACCGACTTTCCCAGTGTGCCGGCCGAGACAGCCTTCAAAACGCCGACGGCCATTGTCGGGATCGGCGGCTCGGCTGGCGCGCTCGACGGTTACGAGCGGATGTTTACGGCCCTGCCCACCGGCAGTGGAATGGCCTTTGTGGTGGTGCCACACCTGGACCCCCAGACCAGCAGCCTGATGCCGGAACTGCTCTCCCGCTGCACTTCCCTGCCTGTCGTGGAGATCACCGACGGCCTGGAAGCCGCCGCCGAACACGTCTATGTCGCCCCGCCCGCACACACCGTGACCCTGCTGCGCGGCACGCTGCAACTGACCCCCGATCCGCAGCCGCACCTGCCGATCGATACCTTTTTTGCCAGCCTCGCCGCCGATCAGGGCGAGCGCGCCGTGGCCGTGGTGCTGTCCGGCATGGGCATTGATGGCAGCCGTGGTGTGCAGGCCATCAAGCAGAACCTGGGGCTGGTGTATGTGCAGGACCCGGCCACCGCGCAGTACGCCAGCATGCCGCAAAGTGCCGTGGCCACCGGCACCGCCGATCACGTGCTGCCCGCCGAGGAACTGGCCGCCGAACTGTTTGCCCAGGTGACCCGCACCCAGGCCCTGCGCTACCCGGAGGCCTTTACCGGTGACGGCCGCGCTTCGGCCGCGCTGCAGAAGGTGCTGGGTCAGGTCCGTGCCCGCACGTCGCACGACTTTTCCCAGTACAAGCTCAATACCCTGGTGCGCCGCATCGACCGGCGCATGAAAAGTCAGCAGATTTCCGACCTGGAAGCCTACGCCCGCATCCTGAAGGACAATCCCGACGAGGTCGAGGCGCTGTTCCGGGACTTCCTGATCAACGTGACCAGCTTTTTCCGTGACCCCCAGGCCTTCGAGGCCGTGGCGGCCCACCTGCGCACCTACGTCCGTGAGCACGCCGGCTCGGGCAGCTTCCGGGTCTGGGTGGCAGGCTGTTCGACCGGCGAGGAAGCCTACTCGCTGGCCATGCTGCTGCGCGAAGTGCTGGACGAAGCCGAGGATCTGCCGGCCATCCAGGTGCAGGTGTTTGCCACCGACCTCGATCAGGACGCCGTGGACACGGCGCGTCTGGGCCTGTATACCTCTCAGGCCATGGCGGGGGTCTCGCCAGAGCGGCTGGGACGTTTTTTCAACCCCCGTGACGGCGGCTATCAGGTCAAGAGCGAGCTGCGCGAGATGATCGTGTTTGCCCGGCACAACGTTTTCCGGGACGCGCCGTTTACGCGCCTGGATCTGGTGTCGTGCCGCAACATGCTGATCTATTTCAGCCCCGAACTGCAAAAGGAGGTGCTGCCGCTGTTTCACTTTGCGCTGAAACCCGGCGGCCTGCTGTTTCTGGGGCCCTCCGAGACGCTGGGCCCCAACCGGGAACTGTTCGGCACCCTGGACAACCGCTGGAAGCTCTACCGCCGCGAGGGCTTCCGGCCCATCGGAGCGCTGGCACTGGCCAACGTGAGCCAGTCGCCGTTGCCTTTCGAGTCTTACCGGCCCACCCCGGAGCGTCCGGTCACCTTTCCCGCCTCCCGCACGCGCGAGATCGGGGTGTCCAGCAGCGTACAGGCCCTGCTGCTGGCCGAATGGACGCCACCCGCCGTCGCGGTGGACGCCCAGGGCAACGTGGCCTATGTCAGTGGCCGCACCGGGGCGTACCTGGAACTGCCGCACGGCGCCCCCAACAACAACGTGATTGACATGGCGCTTCCCGAGCTGCGCTACGAACTGAGCCTTGCCCTGCGCGAGGCGGTGACCAGAGAGCAGGAAGTCCGCTCGCCCGCCCTGGGTGTCACCGTTCACGGGGTCCCGCATCACGTGGAACTGGTGGTCAGCCCCATCCGTCATCCGGGTCTGGCCCACAACCTGTTTCTGATCGTCTTTCTGGACCGTGGACCGGCGCCGCGGCACGGTCCGGTCAGCGCCTCCCCCGAGAACGGCAACCGGGCGTCCCAGCTGGAACGCGAACTCCAGCGCACCCGGGAATACCTGCAGGCCACCATCGAGGAAACGGAAGTGGCGCTCGAGGAACGCAAGAGCACCAACGAGGAGCTCCAGACCGCCAACGAGGAGCTTCAGAGCAGCATCGAGGAACTGATGACCTCCAAGGAGGAACTGCAGTCCCTCAACGAGGAGCTCAGCACCATCAACGCCGAGCACCACGTGATCATCACCGACCTTCAGCAGGCCAACGACGACATGAAGAACCTGCTGGACTCGGTGGGCATTGCCACGGTCTTCCTGGACAACAACCTGCGGGTCAAGCGGTTTACGCCCCGCATTACCGAGGTGATCAGCCTGATGTCGGTGGACCTGGGCCGTCCGATCACCGACATCGCCTCGAACCTGCGCTACGACATTCTGGCCGAGGACATCCAGCGCGTGATCCAGACCCTGGTTCCCCATGAAGCCGAGGTCCAGGCCAAGGATGGCCGCTGGTTCCTGATGCGGATCTCGCCCTACCGCACCTTCGAAAACACCATTGACGGCGCCGTGGTGGTCTTTACCAATATCGATACCGTCAGGCTGCTCCACGATCAGCTGCGCGAGGCCCGGCACTACAACGAAGCCGTGCTTAACAGCCTGGGTGACCCGGTGATGGTGCTGGATCACAACCTGCGGGTGCTGTCGCACAACCAGGCCCTGCTGGACATGCTGCATATGGACCCGGAGCAGGCGCAGGAGGTGCGGCTCTTTGACCTGGGCAGCGGGCAGTTTGACAACCCCGTGCTGACTGCCCAGCTGCGCGCCATGTCCCTGGGCGAAGACGAGGTGCGCGACTTCATGATGACCATGGACCTTCCCGGGCAGGGCCGGCGGATCGTCAAGCTCAACGCCCGTCTGATCAGCACCCACGATGACCGGTCCGAACTGCTGCTGTGGGGCGAGGACGTCACGCCCATGCTTCAGCACCTGGCCCAGGAAGGCTCAGGGGCCATCCACGACGAGGAGACAGGTGAAGTGGGTACCGGATCAGACACTCCTGACCGCAGCTGA
- the folE gene encoding GTP cyclohydrolase I FolE yields the protein MTQFDTEHHHVQQEKQELPGLSELTAQWLSAVGEDPEREGLLKTPHRVAKAWNFLTDGYRLTLDDAVGDAVFAAEGSEMVIVKDIEFYSMCEHHMLPFFGRAHVAYIPDGRILGLSKFARIVDLYSRRLQVQERITTQVADAVQDLLAPKGVAVLMEGVHLCMAMRGVQKQNSSTTTSAMRGLFRSDPRTRAEFMSAVQGTLRGR from the coding sequence TTGACCCAATTTGATACCGAACACCACCACGTCCAGCAGGAGAAACAGGAACTGCCCGGCCTGAGCGAGCTGACCGCCCAGTGGCTGAGCGCTGTCGGGGAGGACCCGGAGCGCGAGGGCCTGCTCAAGACGCCGCACCGCGTGGCCAAGGCCTGGAACTTCCTGACCGACGGCTACCGCCTGACACTGGACGACGCTGTGGGCGACGCCGTGTTCGCCGCCGAGGGCAGCGAGATGGTGATCGTCAAGGACATCGAGTTCTACTCCATGTGCGAGCACCACATGCTGCCGTTCTTCGGCCGCGCCCACGTGGCCTACATTCCGGACGGCAGGATTCTGGGCCTCAGCAAGTTTGCGCGCATCGTGGACCTGTACTCACGCCGGCTGCAGGTGCAGGAACGGATCACCACCCAGGTGGCGGACGCCGTGCAGGACCTGCTGGCCCCCAAAGGCGTGGCGGTCCTGATGGAAGGTGTGCACCTGTGCATGGCCATGCGCGGCGTGCAGAAGCAGAATTCTTCCACCACCACCAGTGCCATGCGGGGCCTGTTCCGCAGCGACCCGCGCACCCGCGCCGAGTTCATGAGCGCGGTTCAGGGCACCCTGCGCGGCCGATAA